One Gemmatimonadota bacterium DNA window includes the following coding sequences:
- the hemG gene encoding protoporphyrinogen oxidase, with product MKVVVVGGGIAGLSAVHRLTESGHPGLEVTLLERSDRFGGTIRTVERDGCLVELGPDSFLTSKPWLSDLADRLGVADRIIPTAQTHRRSHVVHRGKLHPLPDGFLMMAPTRLWPMVGTSLFSWKGKARCALDLVLPRGTATGDESLGAFVRRRFGGEVLERVVQPLIGGIYAGDPDTLSLKATIPRFFEMEQRHRSVIKAMVAQRRAAAKRQRDASAGSGASAGNGNSVSSGDRAGSGARYGELASFDRGMETIVQALLRRLPSDAMHTQADVTRLTRDGSGLSLSCGDGRHFQADGVILSVPSRHAAELLHRTDTDLYDELAAIPHASSAVMNLAYRRSDVPHPLDCFGFVVPAVEDRKIIACTFSSVKFPNRAPEGLVLLRVFLGGMLQQELLKSGDEILLRIVRGELRDLMGIENEPLHTELARYPDAMPQYLVGHGRRVERIGSLLGRHPGLALAGNAYGGVGLPDCVRSGEQAAERVLGGADATQLT from the coding sequence ATGAAGGTCGTCGTGGTCGGCGGGGGCATCGCGGGATTGAGCGCGGTCCACCGGCTGACGGAATCCGGGCATCCCGGACTGGAAGTGACGCTGCTTGAAAGGTCGGACCGTTTCGGCGGGACGATCCGTACGGTCGAGCGCGACGGATGCCTGGTCGAACTGGGGCCTGATTCCTTTCTCACTTCCAAGCCCTGGCTTTCGGACCTCGCGGACCGCCTGGGCGTGGCGGATCGGATCATCCCCACCGCGCAGACCCATCGCAGGTCCCACGTGGTCCATCGCGGAAAGCTGCATCCGTTGCCCGACGGTTTTCTGATGATGGCGCCCACCCGGCTCTGGCCCATGGTGGGCACCTCCCTCTTTTCGTGGAAGGGCAAGGCCCGGTGCGCCCTGGACCTGGTTCTGCCCAGGGGGACCGCAACCGGCGACGAAAGCCTCGGCGCCTTCGTACGCAGGCGGTTCGGCGGCGAGGTGCTCGAACGTGTCGTCCAGCCGCTCATCGGCGGCATCTACGCGGGAGACCCGGATACCCTCAGCCTGAAGGCCACCATCCCGCGGTTCTTCGAGATGGAACAGCGTCACCGCAGCGTCATCAAGGCCATGGTCGCGCAGCGGCGCGCGGCCGCAAAGAGACAGCGTGATGCGTCCGCAGGCAGCGGGGCCTCCGCAGGTAACGGAAATTCCGTCAGTAGCGGTGACCGCGCCGGCAGCGGCGCCCGTTACGGCGAACTGGCTTCCTTCGACCGGGGCATGGAAACCATCGTGCAGGCGCTGCTGCGGCGACTGCCCTCGGACGCCATGCATACCCAGGCCGATGTGACGCGGCTGACCCGTGACGGCAGCGGCTTGAGCCTGTCCTGCGGCGATGGGCGGCATTTCCAAGCGGACGGCGTCATTCTCTCCGTGCCCTCCCGACATGCCGCGGAACTGCTGCACCGTACCGACACGGATCTTTACGACGAGCTGGCGGCCATCCCCCACGCGTCGTCGGCCGTCATGAACCTCGCATACCGGCGTTCGGACGTGCCCCATCCGCTGGACTGCTTCGGTTTCGTGGTGCCCGCGGTAGAGGATCGCAAAATCATCGCCTGCACCTTCAGCAGCGTGAAGTTTCCGAACCGGGCGCCGGAAGGCCTCGTCCTGTTGCGCGTGTTTTTAGGTGGCATGCTTCAGCAGGAACTGCTCAAGTCCGGCGACGAGATCCTGCTGCGGATCGTACGCGGGGAATTACGGGACCTGATGGGCATCGAAAACGAGCCACTGCACACGGAACTGGCGCGCTATCCGGACGCCATGCCCCAGTACCTGGTCGGCCACGGCCGGCGCGTTGAGCGGATCGGATCGCTGCTCGGGCGGCATCCCGGGCTCGCATTGGCGGGCAATGCCTACGGGGGCGTGGGCCTGCCCGACTGCGTGCGCTCGGGTGAACAGGCGGCGGAGCGGGTCCTGGGCGGAGCGGATGCCACCCAACTCACCTGA
- the hemE gene encoding uroporphyrinogen decarboxylase, with product MRWHFESDPYGTRGESAFLRACRRESTEYTPIWLLRQAGRYQRAYRELKSDLDFLDMCKTPELTAEITLMAAERLGVDAAILFADILPLLQPMGFRLEYITGQGPVIHNPLRSAEAVDQLEDGEPASQHFVYEAIRMVLPALPPHIPLIGFSGAPFTLAAYAIEGQSTKDFRHLKTFMYTDPGAWHAFMSKLARAVTAYLNEQIEAGVHAVQLFDSWAGCLSPDDYRAFVLPHTGYVFSHLHRGVPRLHFGVGTGSLLELMREAGGDVIGLDWRVDLAEAWRRLEYDTAVQGNLDPVILFASPNEIRKQAAAILHKAAGRPGHIFNLGHGILPGTPEDHVIALVDAVHEMGSGR from the coding sequence ATGCGGTGGCATTTCGAGAGCGATCCGTACGGTACCCGGGGTGAATCGGCCTTCCTCAGGGCGTGCCGCCGCGAATCGACGGAGTATACGCCCATATGGCTGCTGCGCCAGGCCGGCCGGTACCAGCGAGCCTACCGGGAACTCAAATCCGACCTGGATTTCCTGGATATGTGCAAGACCCCGGAGCTCACGGCGGAAATCACGTTGATGGCCGCGGAACGCCTCGGGGTGGACGCCGCCATCCTCTTCGCGGACATCCTGCCCCTGCTGCAGCCGATGGGGTTCCGCCTCGAATACATCACGGGCCAGGGTCCGGTCATTCACAACCCGTTGCGGTCGGCCGAAGCCGTGGACCAGCTCGAAGACGGGGAACCGGCGTCCCAGCACTTCGTCTACGAGGCCATCCGCATGGTGCTGCCCGCGCTGCCGCCCCATATCCCGCTCATCGGTTTTTCCGGCGCCCCATTCACCCTGGCGGCCTATGCCATCGAAGGCCAGAGTACCAAAGACTTCAGGCACCTCAAGACCTTCATGTATACCGATCCGGGCGCGTGGCACGCCTTCATGTCGAAGCTGGCCCGGGCCGTCACGGCGTACCTCAATGAACAGATTGAGGCCGGCGTCCACGCCGTGCAGCTGTTCGACAGCTGGGCCGGCTGCCTGTCACCCGACGATTACCGGGCGTTCGTCCTTCCCCACACGGGGTACGTCTTTTCCCACCTTCACCGGGGCGTGCCCAGGCTTCACTTCGGCGTGGGGACGGGGTCCCTGCTCGAACTGATGCGGGAGGCGGGAGGAGACGTCATCGGGCTGGACTGGCGGGTGGACCTGGCCGAGGCATGGCGACGGCTCGAATACGATACGGCCGTCCAGGGGAACCTCGATCCCGTGATCCTGTTCGCCTCCCCCAATGAAATCCGTAAACAGGCCGCGGCCATCCTGCACAAGGCCGCCGGACGTCCCGGCCACATATTCAATCTGGGCCACGGCATACTGCCCGGCACGCCGGAAGACCACGTGATCGCCCTGGTGGACGCCGTACATGAGATGGGAAGCGGTCGATGA